In Streptomyces qaidamensis, one DNA window encodes the following:
- a CDS encoding PP2C family serine/threonine-protein phosphatase, with protein sequence MSQMPQLSACPSCEEPLESGDRFCGACGYDLSAVPERPQDNPTITMNGSVPGQGAPAGEYPEPPPAPPAGAAWPAPGPDGAGAPEAVHLPTDLPGTDSGGSALPPQAPPPPSAPPAAAAGVRFDRPQQADGSAATPGIYQTQPDEYLLQAPDPRVSAEPVAQAAGAGGKVCVACRAGRVDDDGYCENCGHAQPRERDHMEQESGPLAAVSDRGLRHHRNEDAFAIGTTALPDGSPASVAIVCDGVSSATRPDDASAAASKAAGETLLAALPRGTHPQQAMHDAILAASRAVNSLAAEPATALEQAPHQNAPACTIVGAVVTSGLLIVGWVGDSRAYWVPVDRSAPPARLTEDDSWAAQMVAAGLMNEAEAYADERAHAITGWLGADAYELEPHTAAFKPDRPGVVVVCTDGLWNYAEAAEEMARVVPLDAATQPLHGARVLVGHALDGGGHDNVTVALVPFPAVPQGAGSA encoded by the coding sequence ATGTCGCAGATGCCCCAGTTGTCCGCCTGCCCGAGTTGCGAGGAACCCCTCGAGTCGGGTGACCGTTTCTGCGGCGCGTGCGGATATGACCTGTCCGCCGTGCCGGAACGGCCGCAGGACAACCCGACGATCACCATGAACGGCTCGGTGCCCGGACAGGGCGCTCCGGCCGGCGAGTACCCCGAGCCCCCGCCGGCGCCCCCCGCCGGCGCGGCCTGGCCCGCCCCCGGGCCGGACGGCGCGGGAGCCCCGGAGGCGGTGCACCTGCCGACGGACCTGCCGGGCACGGACTCGGGCGGCTCGGCCCTGCCGCCTCAGGCGCCCCCGCCACCGAGTGCCCCGCCGGCCGCGGCCGCGGGCGTGCGGTTCGACCGGCCGCAGCAGGCCGACGGGTCTGCCGCGACGCCGGGGATCTACCAGACACAGCCCGACGAGTACCTCCTCCAGGCGCCGGACCCACGGGTGTCCGCCGAGCCGGTGGCCCAGGCCGCCGGTGCCGGCGGCAAGGTCTGCGTCGCCTGCCGGGCCGGCCGCGTGGACGACGACGGCTACTGCGAGAACTGCGGCCACGCCCAGCCGCGTGAACGGGACCACATGGAGCAGGAGTCCGGCCCCCTGGCCGCGGTCAGCGACCGCGGTCTGCGCCACCACCGCAACGAGGACGCGTTCGCCATCGGCACCACCGCGCTGCCCGACGGCTCCCCCGCCTCCGTCGCGATCGTCTGCGACGGCGTCTCCTCGGCGACCCGCCCCGACGACGCCTCCGCGGCCGCGTCGAAGGCGGCGGGCGAGACGCTGCTTGCGGCCCTGCCGCGCGGCACGCACCCGCAGCAGGCGATGCACGACGCGATCCTCGCCGCCTCGCGCGCCGTCAACTCGCTCGCCGCGGAGCCCGCCACGGCCCTGGAGCAGGCCCCCCACCAGAACGCCCCCGCCTGCACCATCGTCGGCGCCGTGGTGACGTCGGGCCTGCTGATCGTCGGCTGGGTCGGCGACAGCCGCGCCTACTGGGTGCCGGTCGACCGCAGCGCTCCCCCCGCCCGGCTCACCGAGGACGACTCCTGGGCCGCGCAGATGGTCGCCGCCGGCCTGATGAACGAGGCCGAGGCCTACGCCGACGAGCGCGCCCACGCGATCACCGGCTGGCTCGGCGCGGACGCCTACGAGCTGGAACCGCACACCGCCGCGTTCAAGCCGGACCGGCCCGGCGTGGTCGTGGTCTGCACCGACGGCCTGTGGAACTACGCGGAGGCGGCCGAGGAGATGGCCCGCGTCGTCCCGCTCGACGCGGCCACGCAACCGCTGCACGGCGCCCGGGTGCTCGTCGGCCACGCCCTGGACGGCGGGGGCCACGACAACGTAACAGTGGCGCTCGTGCCGTTCCCGGCCGTGCCCCAGGGGGCAGGATCGGCCTGA
- a CDS encoding vWA domain-containing protein codes for MANFSKSNVPQFSVDVYQNEYLPEGAGEVNAIVTVTATGGGTIGSAVAAPHLYSPGQGPSAAVAIMVDCSGSMDYPPTKMRNARDATAAAIDTLRDGVHFAVIGGTHVAKEIYPGGGRVAVADATTREQAKQALRSLSAGGGTAIGTWLKLADRLLSSADVAIRHGILLTDGRNEHESPQDLKAALDACAGRFTCDARGVGTDWEVKEVTGIASALLGTADIVADPAALAADFTGMMETAMGKEVADVSLRLWTPVDTTVKFVKQVAPTVEDLTGRRTEAGPRAGDYPLGSWGDESRDYHVCVEVPVAGIGQEMLAGRISLVIPQPDGSVQNLGAQGLVRAVWTDDMAASTSINPQVAHYTGQAELAQVIQQGLDLRKSGDMDGATAKLGRAVQLASASGNADTAKLLAKVVDVVDAATGTVRLKAKVAEADEMTLETRSTKTVRVKK; via the coding sequence ATGGCCAATTTCTCGAAGTCGAACGTGCCCCAGTTCTCGGTGGACGTGTACCAGAACGAGTACCTGCCGGAGGGCGCCGGCGAGGTCAACGCCATCGTCACGGTGACGGCGACCGGCGGCGGCACGATCGGCAGCGCGGTCGCGGCACCCCACCTCTACTCGCCCGGCCAGGGCCCGTCCGCGGCCGTAGCGATCATGGTCGACTGCTCCGGGTCGATGGACTACCCGCCGACCAAGATGCGCAACGCCCGCGACGCCACGGCCGCCGCGATCGACACCCTGCGCGACGGCGTGCACTTCGCTGTGATCGGCGGGACCCACGTGGCGAAGGAGATCTACCCGGGCGGCGGGCGCGTCGCGGTCGCCGACGCCACCACCCGCGAGCAGGCCAAGCAGGCGCTGCGCTCGCTCAGCGCGGGCGGCGGCACGGCCATCGGCACCTGGCTGAAACTCGCCGACCGCCTGCTGTCCTCCGCGGACGTCGCGATCCGGCACGGCATCCTGCTCACCGACGGCCGCAACGAGCACGAGTCGCCCCAGGATCTGAAGGCCGCGCTCGACGCGTGCGCCGGGCGCTTCACGTGTGACGCGCGCGGCGTGGGCACCGACTGGGAAGTGAAAGAAGTCACAGGGATCGCCTCCGCCCTGCTCGGCACCGCCGACATCGTCGCCGATCCGGCCGCGCTCGCCGCCGACTTCACGGGGATGATGGAGACGGCGATGGGCAAGGAGGTCGCGGACGTCTCGCTGCGGCTGTGGACCCCGGTCGACACGACCGTGAAGTTCGTCAAGCAGGTCGCGCCGACGGTCGAGGACCTGACCGGCCGGCGCACCGAGGCGGGCCCGCGCGCCGGCGACTATCCCCTCGGTTCCTGGGGAGATGAGTCCCGTGACTACCACGTCTGCGTCGAGGTCCCGGTCGCGGGCATCGGGCAGGAGATGCTGGCGGGCCGGATCTCCCTGGTCATTCCGCAACCCGACGGCAGCGTCCAGAACCTCGGCGCGCAGGGTCTGGTGCGGGCCGTGTGGACGGACGACATGGCCGCCTCGACGTCGATCAACCCTCAGGTCGCCCACTACACCGGGCAGGCCGAACTGGCCCAAGTCATCCAGCAAGGGCTGGATCTTCGCAAGTCCGGAGATATGGACGGAGCAACGGCCAAACTGGGCCGGGCCGTTCAGCTCGCGAGTGCCTCCGGGAACGCGGATACTGCGAAACTGCTTGCGAAGGTGGTGGACGTGGTCGATGCCGCGACCGGTACTGTGCGACTGAAGGCGAAGGTCGCGGAGGCTGACGAGATGACGCTCGAAACCCGGTCCACCAAAACTGTTCGCGTGAAGAAGTGA
- a CDS encoding FHA domain-containing protein, with protein MPTCPNGHQSGSDDWCEVCGHRMAGAVPPPPPPPPPGGYGFPPPAGQGGPQGPGGQPGGRPPHLSAVPNSEPELCPQCRTPREGGAPFCEECRWNFLTNTATSYTPAAPPPGPGVRFQPPGQQGGPPPGPSYGGGDSYEYQGSRPSQVNRPAEPIPPFGGDPSGRPGPGGPGGPQGGGYGYPQPGAAQTQPGPGGPGGPGGFGGPPGPGGPGRPGGPGGPGGPGGPGGPGGFGADPSRPAPPGPGGPGGAPQAFHQSGPPAPPGFPQETQRPPQQGGPSFGGGDDDWVISPPSSGPGGGHGGPGGPGPGQGGYGYPQPGATQAPPGPGGFPQQPQAPQGPATWTATIGPDRDYFMAMMQRSGPEAAGLNLPAYSPEQQRTLTGNQLTIGRRRHSTGDTPDIDLSTPPEDPGVSHQHAVLVQQPDGSWAVVDQNSTNGTTVNGSDEPIQPFVPVPLQDGDRVHVGAWTTITIRRG; from the coding sequence ATGCCGACCTGCCCGAACGGACACCAGTCGGGTTCCGACGACTGGTGCGAGGTCTGCGGTCACCGCATGGCGGGTGCCGTGCCTCCGCCTCCTCCCCCGCCGCCGCCCGGCGGCTACGGCTTCCCGCCCCCCGCCGGCCAGGGTGGCCCGCAGGGCCCCGGCGGCCAGCCCGGTGGACGCCCGCCGCACCTGTCCGCCGTGCCGAACTCCGAGCCGGAGCTCTGCCCGCAGTGCCGTACGCCGCGTGAGGGCGGCGCCCCGTTCTGCGAGGAGTGCCGGTGGAACTTCCTGACGAACACGGCGACGTCGTACACCCCCGCGGCCCCGCCGCCCGGCCCGGGTGTGCGTTTCCAGCCACCGGGCCAGCAGGGCGGCCCGCCCCCCGGCCCTTCGTACGGCGGAGGTGACTCCTACGAGTACCAGGGCTCACGCCCGTCGCAGGTGAACCGCCCGGCCGAGCCGATCCCGCCGTTCGGCGGCGACCCGTCCGGCCGCCCCGGCCCGGGTGGCCCCGGCGGCCCTCAGGGCGGTGGTTACGGCTATCCGCAGCCCGGCGCCGCCCAGACCCAGCCCGGCCCTGGCGGCCCCGGTGGTCCCGGCGGCTTCGGCGGCCCTCCCGGCCCTGGTGGCCCCGGGAGGCCTGGTGGTCCCGGGGGGCCTGGTGGTCCCGGGGGGCCTGGTGGTCCCGGCGGCTTCGGTGCCGACCCCTCAAGGCCGGCCCCGCCCGGACCCGGCGGCCCCGGCGGTGCTCCGCAGGCCTTCCACCAGTCCGGCCCGCCGGCCCCGCCCGGATTCCCGCAGGAGACCCAGCGGCCTCCGCAGCAGGGCGGTCCGTCCTTCGGCGGCGGTGACGACGACTGGGTGATCTCCCCACCGTCGTCCGGCCCGGGCGGCGGCCATGGCGGTCCCGGCGGCCCCGGTCCCGGCCAGGGCGGCTACGGCTACCCGCAGCCCGGCGCGACGCAGGCCCCGCCCGGACCCGGCGGCTTCCCGCAGCAGCCCCAGGCGCCGCAGGGACCGGCGACGTGGACCGCGACCATCGGCCCGGACCGCGACTACTTCATGGCGATGATGCAGCGCTCCGGCCCCGAGGCCGCGGGCCTGAACCTGCCCGCGTACTCGCCCGAGCAGCAGCGCACGCTCACCGGCAACCAGCTCACGATCGGCCGCCGCCGGCACTCCACCGGCGACACCCCGGACATCGACCTGTCGACGCCGCCGGAGGACCCGGGCGTCTCGCACCAGCACGCGGTGCTGGTGCAGCAGCCGGACGGCAGCTGGGCGGTCGTCGACCAGAACTCGACGAACGGCACGACGGTCAACGGCTCGGACGAGCCGATCCAGCCCTTCGTCCCCGTACCGCTGCAGGACGGCGACCGGGTGCACGTGGGCGCCTGGACGACCATCACGATCCGCCGCGGCTGA